DNA sequence from the Cucumis melo cultivar AY chromosome 6, USDA_Cmelo_AY_1.0, whole genome shotgun sequence genome:
ggctttattttaaaaaatataccaaaaagaaaaaatattgtGTCTTTATCCAACTTTTTGGTACTTGCTAAAGTTGAAACATGATTTATGAACAGAAGGTTATGCTAATTATCATTTGAATTGAACTCGTTTAAACAATGGATTTAGTCTAGGTTTGAAGGTCCAAGTCTTCCTTCAACTTTGTGTTCGTTgtagaatatatataaaaaataaactaatttGTATCGCTATTGGTTGTTATTAAAGTAAAAAATTGGTTTTCCAACCTCCTCTAAACACCcaattttcactttttttttggattatgtttattaaaaataaaaagggagTTTATCTCCTAACTTAGAGGACAGTTTTCAAAACGAGAGTTTTGGGAGAGCTCGCGTGTATCTACTCGAAAGTAATAATATCATTCGAAAATGAAGATAGGACAGCCATGGCCACTCCAATCTCAACACTCTCCTTTGCTTCCCCTGTAATCACTCTCCCTGTTTGATTCTTCGTCCAATGGTGTCTGAAACTTTCATATGGATATTCTGTTTTATCCCTTCTTTTGATCTTTACTTTCTCTTTCAAAATTCGTCAGTCGTGCTCAtgtttgggttttttttttcagtttttgCCGCTCAGGATTGAGGCGAATCCCAGAATTTCTCCTGCCTTGAACTTCCGTCCCCCGTTtcaggttaacatttcattggATTTCTCAACAACACTAACTTACTATTCTTCTCTTTTGCCTCTCACTCTTCGTGTTTTTCTTGTTTACGTTTTCAGGTGGTCGCTAGAAAACAGAGAAATGGTGAAGTTAGTGGTCGGCGAGTGTGGCGACGAAGAAAATTGGTATGATGAATGTGTTCTATTCTTTCTCTTAATTTCTCCCCTACCCTTTTattgtttgtttcttttgtCTCCCATTTCACGTCTTTCTGAAACTATAGTCTTGCAATGTTGGGCTAATTCGACCTAGATTCCATTACATGATGCAAAGAGTGAAGCTGTGAAAGGAACTTGGTTTTTTTAGGGATAGTTCTTGTATTACAACTGCCTGAAGCATGGGGAGTAggaatttctctctttctttcagcGGCTCTTGTGAGTACAAGCATGCTCCTGCTTCTTGTTGGAGTGCATTACATAATCTTTTTATCATAACATACCATTTCTTTGATTAACCTATATTGGTTGCATTTCATTTGGTAACTTTCCTCTATCATGGCCTCTTGGTTCTCTTTctatatttatttttccttaatATATGGTTGCTTCtattaagagagagagagattttgtTCATGCCTCCTCGTGGTTAGTGTTTGTATTGTATGTAAACTACAGTTTACAACAGAGATGTGTAAACTTTGGAAAAAGGTTATTTGGTCCTTTTGTGACGAATATTGGAGATGTTATGGCTTGTTATagcatcttttttttttttttttttttttttttttttttttttattaatgcAACCCCATGGTTTTTCATTGATAACTATCTAAATGGGGGTGTGTCATTTATGATTCTTCTTTCCAATCGATCAAACTTTGGTGATTGCTGATAATTAGGTGTCACGGTGTGATTCCCGAGTAGGACATTCTTGCCTCTTTGGTCCTGACATTAGGATGCAAGCACTATAGATAGTCAAAAACATTAGAGTATGTGGGGTTCTGGGTTCATTGTAGTATTCAAATCCTACAAGTTTCTTAGTAACATGTTAGATCAGGCAGTTGTCTAGATGAAATTAGGCAAGATGTGTAAAACGGCTCTGATACTtcttagaaaaataattatatggaATGCGCACTTAGTGTAGGATTAGGTGGAATAAAGGAAACATTAAGATGATCGATCACCTTCAACCAGACTTTTGCGGATCTCACTATTTGCTATTATTGGGATGCGAATTATGCAATATAATTTAGATGGAAAGGTTTAAATATTGGGAGTTTCTCGAAACAAATAGAATTCTGAGATCGTTCGGGATTATAGGCCACTTTCTGGCAGATCAaaattttttcttccaaaattgAAGAATGAAATCTTTTTTGATATAGAATGACTTTGGGGAGAATTACTTAAGATCATGTATGGTTATTTTGTGAGTTTGctatgttgttgttgttgacaTTGAAACTTCTAATTTCATTCCTTATTCAGACAAAGAAGGATGACATGTCGATCTACAAAATGGATCGAATCCCATTCCTTGAAGAACAGGTAAGGAGGGTAAAGGAACAGGGAAAGCTCATCACAATGGACATTGAAAGACTATTATTATCAGAGGACAACCGCTTTGATTTTGTGAATGAGGTTGCAGCTGAGGCTAAGGAATATGTCGAGAGCAACCGCGATGAATATGGGGGTTCCAAGAAAGCCATTCTTCATGTTCTCAGCAACCGTGTGAACGATGCAGGGTTTTATAGGCCAGATGCTTATGCTGAAGATGACCCATTTAAACCGGGACCTCATTATCTGAAACAAGAATTTACTTGAACAATTTGATTACAAAATCCATTTTCTTATACAGACTGTCAATGCATTAATCTGATTTTTCCAGTCTTTAAATGTTAGTGCCTTTGTCTCTTCTGATTAAGAATTGCGCTTGCCTCATGAGTTTTTTTCTAACCAAATATAGCTCTTTAAACTGCTACTTTTCTATTCGTTATGTTTCCATCCAACATTCCCAAAAGGAGGGAAGATTATTATCGACAAACTTCTGAAACCATTAGAAAGTTGCTTTTATGAACTCCATTTGTTGTTTTCCATGATATAAAGCATTTAAAAGGGCCTATGAAGATAAATGATATATCATATAATGATATTTTAAATGATGGTCTTTCTTACTATACCATACTAAAGTCTACCCAGTTGACTGATTGAGAATCAACTATTCATTTAGTCAAAGTTTTAGGTACGTCACCACATAAATAATGAGAGAATATGATGTCTCAAATATTTGTACGTTGTTTAAAAGGAAATTGAAGTGCACAGAAGATGTATCTAAGGAAAATTAGTGAGTGAGAGAATCACAAATCACCATTTTCTTTGGTACTTTTTATTTGTATCATGTTCTTTTTATAACTCTTAGAAAATTGGTGGTACTCAAAGCAGTGCGAATgaagttattttcaaaatatgaCTACTGATGTGTATAAacattgttggaatttatgtcttaaaatcGTAGGTTGTAATTATATTCTATTTGATAAAATctttatttaaaaattgaataCAATAACTCGTAGGTTGTAATTATATTCTATTTGATAAAATCTTTATTTAGAAATTGAATACAATAatcttaaattcaataaactaaagtCTCGAGGTTATTTTGAgaattttatgtagagacataaatgtagatcaagttcgagtatataacctaaatagtctataatatatgaataaaggttgggtgccttattcagcgaaactatggatgcggtctactttgtagttagtacaaacaagaTGATCCtcaatcattcatgtagagatatgAAAGTGGGGTATCATGTGTAAagtgtttacataagactgaatcATGAAATactcacttttacgttataacgttattgtttaaaactgactatctcgatcattgatgacttaggtaacttaattttaacaCGAGATCATCCTTaaatctacataggtgagggcaactcattagcgttgacctaataagcctctcatttcaagTAAGATTGGGCGaatagttgggaacataggtgcaagacggaattcattCATAcacgctttagggttagtagataggttgttctcttaaaaactgaatccaaatcttgaacaagggcccaccctctcattggcccgagaaggatttggtttataaaaccaattgtttaatagtggatcagtgggacttaaggagtaagatgtagtctcggggtaaaatgatattttgacccaaccgagCGTATAAACAACCCGTAAAGAATTAACTTACAGATCatagttatatcaaatggacacaaatatatctatagtgaggggagtacaACTACGGAACTTCAGTGGAATGACctgttaacgaatgttgattagctagGTATAAAAAAATTTAGCCAGTTAATTTTGGATTGTCGGAGCCcttgatctataggtccattaggttccctgctagctcatatagaATAAACTTAGAGcaatatgatggaatgagttgTTCGAATCAGAAGAGGAGAAAGAAACTGataagtatatgtgatatagctgttggaattttttttattacaaatagagctttatgtttaaatgggatttaaatattaaagatatgaatgcagattcatactcgaaaaagaaggaaatagtcaaagttgtaaaaagtcaaaacgttgacttttgactttgaaaagtcaaactttgaccattaatatattcaaatataatttgaatttttgagaaaatgaatgcggattcatgctcgggagatCGAAATTAGTTAAGGAGGTCAAAATGgtaaaagtcaaaatattgacttttgacttgaaaagtcaaagtttgactttgactaaaaagGTTAGTGGATTGTGAAATATTGGACTTTGGTGGTTCAATTACATGCaaacttttgtttataaaagggtagattttttgaattttttaaaaaaacttttggcctttttttaatttacttaaaaaaaacaccaagtccttttatttgttttaatctTCACCAATTTCCTAAATTTCCTTTATACTCTTTCTCATTTCCTTCTTCCTTCCTGTCTCACAACCTGGTTCTTCATCCGGAGTATAGTGGGTCAGCTTTAGTGGTGGTCCGATTTGAAAACTACAAAAGTTTTTTTTCATGAGAATCCtaattcatgtttttttttatacatgtttACCTTAgaaattaaggtaattttatGATCCGTTTTTCGCTATGCATGTCTATTTTCTATCAAACATATCTCACACCAATGTGGTAGAGTAGTGTCGAGCCTACCACATTGATACCTAAGTGAGTACatgaaatatataattaaactaAGCACACAAACGTAAGGTCATGAGTCTTTGTAGAGATCATGTACTCTTTGTTTTGAGGCTAGATCACTTACTCTTTGAGGTTGCCGAACCTTTCCATTTATATATGGTTTATAATGTCTTTTCTTCAAGAGTCGTGTGCATGATTACGTGTAATCCTAATAATGTCATGATAGCTTTTGAAGCTTGAGGATGCAAAGAATCAGACCAATCATAACTTGGTTATTTCTTCTCATCAACTCATTTGGTCAGTTTAAAACTCAGACTTTCTCCTTTTGATACAGTATATTTTCCCATGCAACCTCCCAATTTTCCTTGGACTTGGTCCAGCGTACGAGATTTAGGCCTTACCTAACTCTTGCAATGAATGAAGCAAAAGTAGAAAAAGGagggaagagaaaaaaattgaaaactttGGAGATGAGGCAGAGGTTTTGGTGTCGGACCCCACTTGGTGATGGTATGGCATATGC
Encoded proteins:
- the LOC103496049 gene encoding protein PLASTID TRANSCRIPTIONALLY ACTIVE 7 isoform X2 — protein: MFLPLRIEANPRISPALNFRPPFQVVARKQRNGEVSGRRVWRRRKLTKKDDMSIYKMDRIPFLEEQVRRVKEQGKLITMDIERLLLSEDNRFDFVNEVAAEAKEYVESNRDEYGGSKKAILHVLSNRVNDAGFYRPDAYAEDDPFKPGPHYLKQEFT
- the LOC103496049 gene encoding protein PLASTID TRANSCRIPTIONALLY ACTIVE 7 isoform X1; translated protein: MATPISTLSFASPFLPLRIEANPRISPALNFRPPFQVVARKQRNGEVSGRRVWRRRKLTKKDDMSIYKMDRIPFLEEQVRRVKEQGKLITMDIERLLLSEDNRFDFVNEVAAEAKEYVESNRDEYGGSKKAILHVLSNRVNDAGFYRPDAYAEDDPFKPGPHYLKQEFT